The following coding sequences lie in one Sesamum indicum cultivar Zhongzhi No. 13 linkage group LG9, S_indicum_v1.0, whole genome shotgun sequence genomic window:
- the LOC105170249 gene encoding extensin-like has protein sequence MDFSVIRPKPPAKKPIDGPPPKPPSAAPPPGGVQTPQPPPGKAPPQNLGPYMEDLDHISGIQRMRSIEYTNARTWRMHLGDYPKDYYDHYGNYEHGHHPVGFHYYDHHHMPLPPRRQRALLPPDHRHSTLPGPPLRLGLPPPEYHCGPPPATYYYPPPQHGGLFSDENPNGCMIM, from the coding sequence ATGGATTTCTCCGTTATACGTCCAAAGCCACCCGCCAAGAAACCCATCGACGGGCCGCCACCAAAACCGCCATCAGCAGCACCACCACCAGGCGGCGTACAAACACCCCAGCCTCCTCCGGGGAAAGCTCCGCCTCAGAACCTTGGTCCATACATGGAGGACTTGGATCATATTTCTGGCATACAACGTATGAGAAGTATCGAGTACACAAACGCAAGAACTTGGAGGATGCATCTTGGAGACTACCCTAAAGATTACTATGATCATTATGGTAACTATGAGCATGGCCATCATCCTGTTGGATTCCATTACTACGACCATCATCACATGCCGCTACCCCCGCGGCGCCAGCGTGCTCTCCTTCCGCCCGACCACCGCCACAGTACTCTCCCAGGGCCGCCATTGCGGCTCGGACTTCCTCCACCAGAATATCATTGTGGACCGCCACCGGCTACGTATTATTATCCGCCGCCACAGCATGGTGGACTCTTCAGTGATGAAAATCCCAACGGTTGCATGATTATGTGA
- the LOC105170248 gene encoding membrane protein of ER body-like protein, with the protein MMEVMHPGLPEEQVVEQPLSWQPDETATSTGDGSSSSSSSSSDENNDVPEKSVYFDKNEGPTLQLSLSGENLGLEDLDIPKLINTVVNNQNPGDLKDKIVSGLSVPKLVSTSREEEENIGTSTGRVKEKVKIDIEEESDEEVIELEFERAVEKVHTHTAYCPNCSSQITKVVLRRKIRGSRTRSTGDGDGHRRDKPVDLLGCLACFSIFIPSGNGLNPFRIFGGKGKHESPQTVQEQPASGASLSAVAGGSTNAGGSTTVTQGGFDLFWMFRKRGEKDSAQESKGKEQIKHDGGSKNEEEHFNDESGERLPVSSSHAPLLHGRLASTHETNDENNGSLEKSTGALPGFSLRVPLLHGLSSAADKSNDENGSGGDVAIEIRDEIGAHTQMPEEERPVETRTEQGREINVSSGGRTEAISGAGRSQSLEILKCIVYGGLLETIASLSVVSSAAASDATTLNTIAIGLATVASGLLVFGQNLMDLKNYNSGGDSTQSTDKYQELLGRRGHFLFHATFAILSFILFGLVPPIVYGFAFRESDNKDYKILAVAAASFTCVFVLAIAKAYVKHAEKFTDYIKTILYYITMAISVSGVAYAAGDLCQMLMDRFGWFNFQPNPAAPSFVPDMISATPAWASY; encoded by the exons ATGATGGAAGTGATGCACCCAGGTCTGCCTGAGGAGCAAGTGGTGGAGCAGCCTCTGTCGTGGCAGCCAGACGAAACGGCTACTAGTACTGGTGATGgtagcagcagcagcagcagcagcagcagtgaTGAAAACAATGATGTACCAGAAAAGAGTGTTTACTTTGATAAGAATGAAG GTCCTACACTCCAGTTGTCTCTTTCAGGCGAAAACCTGGGGCTGGAAGATCTGGACATTCCAAAACTCATTAACACTGTCGTCAACAACCAAAACCCGGGAGACCTTAAGGATAAGATCGTGTCTGGTCTGAGTGTTCCAAAGTTGGTTTCAACAtcaagagaagaagaagaaaatataggCACAAGCACTGGTAGAGTAAAGGAGAAGGTAAAGATTGATATAGAGGAAGAAAGTGATGAGGAGGTCATAGAGTTGGAATTCGAGAGGGCCGTGGAGAAAGTTCACACACATACTGCATACTGTCCTAATTGCAGTTCTCAGATTACCAAGGTTGTCCTTCGTAGAAAGATACGTGGAAGCAGGACACGGTCTACAGGAGATGGAGATGGCCATCGTCGTGATAAGCCAGTTGACCTGCTTGGATGCTTAGCCTGTTTCAGCATTTTCATACCCTCAG GGAACGGTCTGAATCCATTCCGTATCTTTGGAGGGAAAGGGAAACACGAAAGCCCACAAACTGTACAAGAGCAGCCCGCATCAGGTGCCAGCCTTTCTGCAGTTGCAGGGGGTTCCACCAATGCAGGCGGGAGTACGACTGTTACACAAG GTGGATTTGATCTGTTTTGGATGTTTAGGAAGAGAGGAGAGAAAGACAGCGCACAGGAATCAAAAG GTAAAGAACAGATCAAGCACGATGGTGGAagcaaaaatgaagaagaacaTTTCAATGATGAGTCAGGTGAAAGGCTGCCTGTCTCCAGTTCTCATGCTCCTCTGCTGCATGGAAGATTGGCATCAACTCATGAAACAAATGATGAGAATAACGGAAGTCTTGAGAAATCAACCGGAGCACTTCCTGGCTTCAGTTTGCGTGTTCCTCTACTGCATGGATTATCATCTGCTGCTGATAAAAGCAACGACGAAAATGGAAGTGGTGGAGATGTAGCAATTGAGATCAGAGATGAAAttg GGGCTCATACTCAAATGCCTGAGGAAGAAAGGCCTGTCGAAACAAGAACTGAGCAAGGCAGAGAGATTAATGTGAGCTCTGGTGGTCGAACAGAAGCAATCTCTGGTGCTGGTCGTTCCCAATCACTGGAGATCTTGAAATGCATTGTGTATGGAGGCCTACTGGAGACGATTGCGAGCTTGAGTGTCGTTTCTTCTGCAGCTGCCTCGGATGCCACAACAT TGAACACAATCGCCATTGGATTAGCAACTGTAGCCAGCGGCCTGCTCGTTTTTGGTCAGAAT CTTATGGACTTGAAAAACTACAACTCTGGAGGGGACTCAACCCAGAGCACTGATAAATACCAAGAACTACTAGGAAGAAGGGGCCATTTTCTATTCCATGCAACATTTGCTATACTATCATTCATTCTCTTTGGTCTAGTACCTCCCATCGTTTATGGGTTCGCATTCCGTGAGAGCGACAATAAGGACTACAAGATTCTGGCAGTTGCAGCAGCTTCTTTCACGTGCGTTTTCGTTCTTGCTATTGCAAAAGCTTATGTGAAACATGCAGAAAAGTTCACCGACTACATTAAAACCATACTATACTACATCACGATGGCGATCTCCGTCTCAGGGGTTGCATACGCAGCAGGAGATCTCTGCCAAATGCTCATGGATAGGTTTGGCTGGTTCAACTTCCAACCAAATCCAGCAGCTCCTTCTTTTGTGCCTGACATGATTTCAGCCACTCCAGCCTGGGCTTCCTATTGA